AGGAGGACAGACGAAATCATAGAGGATGAGAGAACTTTAAAGATAAGCGAGAGGGCTTCGAGGAGAACGATTGAAGTTTTCAGCATTGGAGCAGCTTTGTTGGGGGCTGTAATGCTGGCCCTTGACTTGCACAGAGATGCAGCCTTCGCTCTCGAATTTGCCGTCTGCGGGGTTCTCGTGCTTTACCTTGCCTTCT
The nucleotide sequence above comes from Archaeoglobus fulgidus DSM 4304. Encoded proteins:
- a CDS encoding DUF2178 domain-containing protein, whose amino-acid sequence is MRYAKAGILTAIAVGAAVGYAVESGKWFIAVIAVIAGLLLLSVVRRRTDEIIEDERTLKISERASRRTIEVFSIGAALLGAVMLALDLHRDAAFALEFAVCGVLVLYLAFYSYYSVRALN